The DNA window TCTCCCACTGCTCTATCACAGGCTCACAACAAGTTGAGGAACACATACCCATCCCTGGCTGCTAGAATGATTAAAGACTCAATGTAATCTAAAGCCGTAACGCTCCCTGCGGCTGCCCCCAAGTTTGCATCGGGAGTATTTTAGAGCAGCAGAATGTACACATGCAAATATTACCATGGGTGAAGTTAAAATTACGCTCATTTGAATGCACTGGTCTACTGCATTCAAGAACCCAACTCCCAGCGCCAGAAGAAACTGAACTCAGTTTACATTGAGCATAGCCAATTACTCGATTTTCATTTTGGGGAGTGGGAGATCCTGGCGTGGTCCTTGCTGTAGGCAATCAGAACAGCAGCTTATCACTGCTTGCACAGACCTCACCCGAGTTTCGCCATGACACTGAATTCTCTTTCAAGCAACAAGAcacaggggaagagaaaaatagaagaaaagtgaagttttacctttttgtgtccttttctctgcagaagcTTGTGATGCCATGTAAATAGCTGCAGCTGCTACAGAGATAGGGCTTCTCCCAGGAACCAAATCTAATTCCACAGCTTTACGAGCAATATGCGTTGCTGCCATTTGTACTTGTTTGGGAAGACCCAGATTGGAGCAGAACCTTGACATGAAGTCTCCAGTAGTAATCAGATCGACACTGGTTTCGAGAGCtttcaaaatcagtttaaaacacCGGCCTATTTCCTTCTTTGAAATCCTGGACACTGCACAAATTTctaaacaaagtaaaaattaaacttGAGGCTTGACAGCATTTGCTCCCCCAAAATAATCTAGTTTGATTCTCATTATATTAAGCCCCACAAAGAGAGCCAGTGTCATGAAGGCCACCATCACTAAATAAGCTCCACATGTTTGTGAAACTTCCAAATCCCTTCACTCGGGGCATGTTTCTTGTAAGGAGCTAATTAACACAGCTTGCTTACTAAGAGAAATTTGGTACTCAATGCCAAGAAAAGTTGTATCGCTGTGAGGAAAAAGTTGCACATATTTACTGCAGAACTGTTCGTTCAAATAGTTACAACAGTCCCCATCAGCCTCCAATCAACACGATACTTTTAAGTTTCGCCAATACTCTGAATGACTTTCAAATGCTAAATTTTGATGTATTTTGACCAAAAATGCCATGCCTGAGAGCCCACTCACTTCACGAATGTAATTCCAGCCTTCCTCCTACCTCCCCTCCAAAGGCAGGCCATGCCCAAGAACAACCAATTCAGCCAAGTCCAGGAATGAGAAAACCAGCCTCCTGCAGTGACAGCACCTAAGACCTTTACTTCATAGCAAAATTGAATCTGTATCACTGAAAACTTACCTTTAAATGTTCTTGGAACACCCTCTTGCCTACAGGCTATGTAGAGACAAGCAGAAGCAATAGCATCATTACTCCTTCCCTTCAGGCTCTTTTGCTCATACACTTGcttgaataaattatttgttcGATCCTTCAAAGCAAGAAGACTAAATTTAATTAGCTCTAGGCCATTTAATTAGCAGCAATATCAAAAATTCATGTGCTCATTATATTATGCTAACTAAGTCAATGCCAGAACAATTTCGGGAAGGAAGACATGAACTTACAACTATATTTCGAGGGAGGTTGATTCTGTCTGCCATGTTcgttatttctttaaaagcattcaTCATTGCACGATCAGAGCTGCTCATAGTTCTGCGATTTTGGTACTTTGAATTCCCAAATTCATCAAAACTTGCCGCACCCGtgccctgaaaagaaaaattgttattATCACTATAACACAGGCAACTTCCTCctcatttcaaaagcaaacatcCTCCAGTTGTATACATCTTGATTCAAGGCGTTCAGTTCGAACAGTTGGGAAAATGAACATCACCGAAGTAAATCATACAATCGAGCATTGTTCCAAACATCAGGTTTCCACAACTCTCAAATCGTTTATTTCCAAGGACCACAGATTTTGCAGGGATTTTTCCTTCTCAATGTAGCAATAGTTAAAAGGATACAATGAATAATACGTAGCCAATGTGCGTGTCTCAATATTCCCGTCACCAAAGCTGAGGTGAGGTCCAAGATGAGATTTTATGCACCCCATATGTCATTTGGGCTGCATCTGCACTGTGGCAGACTGGCGAGTCAGAACAACAAAATTTTATGGCCAACTGGAGACCAGCTGTTA is part of the Phalacrocorax aristotelis chromosome 6, bGulAri2.1, whole genome shotgun sequence genome and encodes:
- the GTF2B gene encoding transcription initiation factor IIB isoform X3, whose translation is MVKNVFIFGCMFMVTSFCDRVIDVGSEWRTFSNDKATKDPSRVGDTQNPLLSDGDLSTMIGKGTGAASFDEFGNSKYQNRRTMSSSDRAMMNAFKEITNMADRINLPRNIVDRTNNLFKQVYEQKSLKGRSNDAIASACLYIACRQEGVPRTFKEICAVSRISKKEIGRCFKLILKALETSVDLITTGDFMSRFCSNLGLPKQVQMAATHIARKAVELDLVPGRSPISVAAAAIYMASQASAEKRTQKEIGDIAGVADVTIRQSYRLIYPRAPDLFPADFKFDTPVDKLPQL
- the GTF2B gene encoding transcription initiation factor IIB isoform X2, which produces MASTSRLDVLPRVTCPNHPDSILVEDYRAGDMICSECGLVVGDRVIDVGSEWRTFSNDKATKDPSRVGDTQNPLLSDGDLSTMIGKGTGAASFDEFGNSKYQNRRTMSSSDRAMMNAFKEITNMADRINLPRNIVDRTNNLFKQVYEQKSLKGRSNDAIASACLYIACRQEGVPRTFKEICAVSRISKKEIGRCFKLILKALETSVDLITTGDFMSRFCSNLGLPKQVQMAATHIARKAVELDLVPGRSPISVAAAAIYMASQASAEKRTQKEIGDIAGVADVTIRQSYRLIYPRAPDLFPADFKFDTPVDKLPQL
- the GTF2B gene encoding transcription initiation factor IIB isoform X1, which codes for MRERSSGGKQSPLTSWGSSFGARLLDVLPRVTCPNHPDSILVEDYRAGDMICSECGLVVGDRVIDVGSEWRTFSNDKATKDPSRVGDTQNPLLSDGDLSTMIGKGTGAASFDEFGNSKYQNRRTMSSSDRAMMNAFKEITNMADRINLPRNIVDRTNNLFKQVYEQKSLKGRSNDAIASACLYIACRQEGVPRTFKEICAVSRISKKEIGRCFKLILKALETSVDLITTGDFMSRFCSNLGLPKQVQMAATHIARKAVELDLVPGRSPISVAAAAIYMASQASAEKRTQKEIGDIAGVADVTIRQSYRLIYPRAPDLFPADFKFDTPVDKLPQL